The nucleotide window CCTCTCCGTAAGCGGGTAGACCTTTAGCACCTTTGCCCTGTGGAGAGCGTAGGGGTTGTCGTTCGGCGTCATAACATCCTTGGGGAGCATCATAGCCCATCACCTCTTATCGAGGTAGAGTAAGCGAATCCCCTCTTCGGAATCTCCTCTGTAACCTCGGGAGGACAGGACTTCTCCTCAAGACCGAGAATCGTGCGCAGATTTCTCACGAAGTTTATGCCGGCCGGGCAGAAGGCCGTACAGCGGCCGCAGCCGACGCAGTAGCTTATGCCGAGCTTTTCGTTATAGGCATTCTTGCACATGTACCTGTTCATGAAACGGGCCTTCTTTGTGGGTCTGAAGTTGTGACCGCCCGCCACAAGCCCATGGCTCCTGAACTGGCAGGAGTCCCACCGCCTCTCCCTGTATCCCGTGTCGCCGTCGAAGTTAACGATGTCTTGAACTTCATAGCAGCGGCAGGTCGGGCAGGTCGTGTTGCAGATGCCACAGGCGAGGCAGAGATCGCTCTGCTCGTCCCACATTGGGTGCTCCATCTCGAGCTCGAGGAGGTAGCGGAGGTTGCCCCAGTCCTCGTGGTACTTAAAGGCCTCGTGCCTCCTCCTCTCGAACTCCCTGAAGGCGCAGATATCCTCCGCCGTGACGGCCTCGAAGAGCTTGATGTTCTTGTCCACTATCCTGTGGCCCCTTGGAGTTCCCACGCGGACGAGCCAGCCGTCAGGAAGCTCGTGGAGGAAGAGGTCGAAGCCGTCGTCGGCAAAGTCCGTCTCACGAAGGTTGCAGAAGCAGTACTCGTCCGGCATGCAACTTATGCCGATGATTATTCCCTTCTCCCTGCGAGCCTTGTAGTACTTGTCCGGGAACTCGTCCAGATAAATCGTGTCGAGTATCTTAAGGCCATAGATGTCACAGGCGTGGACACCGAAGAGAACGAATGGTTCGACGTTCTCGATTACCTCCCTGTACTCCGCCTTCGAGATGCTGAACTCGAATAGCTTCTCTCTTGGCAGGAAGAAGAACTTCTTGGGCGGCATTATCGTCCTTGTATAGTGGAACTCAACCTTCCTGACGTCGTCAATCTCCCTAAAGTCGTAGAACTTGTCGGAAATCTTGACTGGGGCGTAAAGTTTACCCAGCTCCTTCAATCGCTCAAGGAATTCATAGGTGTTCTCCTTGGGGAGCTTAACGTATCTCATCCTCCATCACCCCTAATGAGCACAATTTATGCATGTGCACGTTTTTGTTCAGCCTCGGCAATCCTACTCCAATCCCAAAAAAAGCGTTTTTAAAGCCCCTAGTTGGCAACCAAAGGTTAAAGTAGCTTTGTTTACCTAAAAAGGCTAAGAATAACAAAAATTATTGTTTCAATGCTGTCCGCTCCCGAGACGTTGAAGGATAGAAACATGACTATATTGGACTTTTAATCCTATCAAAGCTCTAGATTGTACTATGATGTCCATAATCTATGCCATGCAGCATGATTTAATTAGAGTTAGAGAGCCTCGCTATAGATCAACAAGGTTAGGGATCCTAGCAGATTTAGCACTCTACATACTGCCTCACCCAGGGGAACTAGACTCCGCGGGAGCGGGGCTAGTCAAGTCTAAGCTACCATTCTACCTGAAAGGCCCTGTCTGTAGCGGTCGTTGAGAAACAGGAGTTATGTTATAAAGGAATTGTTGGAGAACCTTTAGCCGAGGTGATGTCCCATGCTGGCTGGAATCGCCATGATGCCTCACGGAAACGACGTCCTGGCCCCGAAGGATGATGAGACGAGGTATCTGGCCGAGGTACTTAGGAGTATTGGGGAAGTCTTCAGAACCTTTGACGCCTACGTCCTCGCAACGCCCCACAACGTGAGGATGAGCGACCACCTCGGCGTCATCTTCGCTAAGCACCTCGTTTCATGGCTTGGCTTCGCCGGCGTCGAGCTTCCCGGCGAGTATGAGACCGATAGAGAGCTCGCCCGGCTGATTTACGAGGAGGCTAGGAAGGCAGGGCTGCCAGTCGTTGACATAAATTTCGCCTCCCTGAGCGGCGAGTACTCCCGCTTTCCCCTCAGCTGGGGCGAGCTCATCCCCCTCCACTTCCTCGAAAAGAGGCCTCTCGTCGTCGTTACGCCAGCGAGGAAGGTGTCAAGAGACACGCTTGTCCGCTTCGGTGAGGTCATAGCGGAGGTCGTGGAGAGTTACCCAAAGAAAGTTGGATTGATAATAAGCGCCGACCATGGACATGCCCATGATCCCAACGGTCCATACGGCTACGCCCCTGAGTCGAAGGAGTACGACGCCCTGATAATGCAGCTCATAAGGGAGAACCGCCTCGGGGAGCTTCTAAATCTCGACGAAGGCTTCATAGAGAGAGCCAAGCCCGACAGCTACTGGCAGCTCCTCATAATGCTTGGAGCTCTGAGGAATGTCCCGATGACCCTCCGGGCCACTGCCTACGCCTGCCCAACGTACTTCGGGATGGGTGCCGCCCTCTACCTCAGGGAGTAGGGATCTTGTCATCTTCGGGTGGCCTCCATCCCTTTGTTATCTTTGCCATGTTCTTCAGGAGCTCCCTGTCTCCTTTCCGGGCCACGACATCCTCTAGGAATCTTATGAGCTCATCGTAGGTTCCTCGCTCGATTCGGAAGGGAACCCTGTCCTTGCCGCCGACGGCATAGGCGAACTTGAAGGGGTCTATCGGATGCGTTACTGGGTCCTTCCAGGAAGGATGGACATCGTAGACGAGCTCTGCCACGAGCGCTAAGGCCCTGAGTGTTCCCGGCCCGAGCCCCCTTATCAGAAGGAACTCCTCGTAGTTTTTGATACCTCCTTCCTTTAGGAACTCCAGAACCCTTTCGTTTAGTTCCAATCTCCCCAAGCTCTCGTACCTCCTCATCACGGCTCGGACGTCCACGTCCCTTGGCTTGTAGAAGACCGCATAACCCCTTACCATAGCCTTTATGGTCTCTAAGTCTCTCTTCAGCCCCCCTGGCCCCTCGGCCGCGATTTCAAGAAGGGTTCTCTGAAAGGTCTTAGACTCAAGGGCGACGGTGTTGAGGGCATACAGGCACTTGAAGCCCGCCA belongs to Pyrococcus yayanosii CH1 and includes:
- a CDS encoding DODA-type extradiol aromatic ring-opening family dioxygenase, producing MLAGIAMMPHGNDVLAPKDDETRYLAEVLRSIGEVFRTFDAYVLATPHNVRMSDHLGVIFAKHLVSWLGFAGVELPGEYETDRELARLIYEEARKAGLPVVDINFASLSGEYSRFPLSWGELIPLHFLEKRPLVVVTPARKVSRDTLVRFGEVIAEVVESYPKKVGLIISADHGHAHDPNGPYGYAPESKEYDALIMQLIRENRLGELLNLDEGFIERAKPDSYWQLLIMLGALRNVPMTLRATAYACPTYFGMGAALYLRE
- a CDS encoding DUF763 domain-containing protein; the protein is MRGVAELPLHTGHVPPWLASRMRKLAALVLKLLVDEYGTKGTLERLSDPVWFQAFNNLIGMDWDSSGSTTVTTGIIKEVLAREELGLKVAGGKGKRSRETPKELMEIADKFGLEGEKYVRISRLVAKVDTVALQTGYQLYHHTFFLDEEGNWAVVQQGMNPEKKLARRYHWFNAEAFTIDPHKAVAGFKCLYALNTVALESKTFQRTLLEIAAEGPGGLKRDLETIKAMVRGYAVFYKPRDVDVRAVMRRYESLGRLELNERVLEFLKEGGIKNYEEFLLIRGLGPGTLRALALVAELVYDVHPSWKDPVTHPIDPFKFAYAVGGKDRVPFRIERGTYDELIRFLEDVVARKGDRELLKNMAKITKGWRPPEDDKIPTP
- the hydB gene encoding NADPH-dependent hydrogenase/sulfhydrogenase 1 subunit beta; this encodes MRYVKLPKENTYEFLERLKELGKLYAPVKISDKFYDFREIDDVRKVEFHYTRTIMPPKKFFFLPREKLFEFSISKAEYREVIENVEPFVLFGVHACDIYGLKILDTIYLDEFPDKYYKARREKGIIIGISCMPDEYCFCNLRETDFADDGFDLFLHELPDGWLVRVGTPRGHRIVDKNIKLFEAVTAEDICAFREFERRRHEAFKYHEDWGNLRYLLELEMEHPMWDEQSDLCLACGICNTTCPTCRCYEVQDIVNFDGDTGYRERRWDSCQFRSHGLVAGGHNFRPTKKARFMNRYMCKNAYNEKLGISYCVGCGRCTAFCPAGINFVRNLRTILGLEEKSCPPEVTEEIPKRGFAYSTSIRGDGL